The following proteins are encoded in a genomic region of Fusarium oxysporum f. sp. lycopersici 4287 chromosome 1, whole genome shotgun sequence:
- a CDS encoding hypothetical protein (At least one base has a quality score < 10), producing the protein MTAQVGRALSYVTFKPDIGTGKHEAPYLNEEGYVDFSPDDLENPRNWSLKRRWAITCIAVVLVMNGNFASSIFSGSIDSVMEEFGVSEVAASLTTTMFLLGFCAGPFVFAPLSEFYGRRWIFYITFLAYMAFSFLCAFPTNFGSLLVGRFLAGVFISAPLSTTPGVLVDLWDPIERGNATGIFSLASWVGPSLGPVVSGFVQLKKNWRWGMYSVLWLGALTVLLMFLIPETHAPTILAKKAERARKSGIAGYEKAIMEGEEDKPSLAHVYKLALTRPWILMFDLISLLCSIYTCIVFTLQFMLFSIYPIVFRDMRGWNAGVSQLPLLGQVVGAVLGAIVIFVDSERRRSKDAAGKTLLPEDRLLMAMFGGVAFPITMFWLAWSANYNAVPWIVPTLAGTFLSAALMLVYVAIINYLTDTYALRTQLPSSLPTQLLDRLAVLPLLCLRPRCSLLLV; encoded by the exons ATGACCGCTCAAGTGGGCAGAGCCCTCTCCTACGTGACATTCAAGCCTGATATTGGCACCGGCAAACATGAAGCTCCTTATCTCAATGAAGAAGGCTATGTCGACTTCTCGCCCGACGATCTCGAGAACCCGCGAAACTGGTCCCTCAAGCGAAGATGGGCTATTACCTGTATCGCAGTAGTTCTCGTAATGAACGGAAACTTTGCATCAAGCATATTTTCTGGCAGCATCGACTCTGTTATGGAAGAGTTTGGAGTATCAGAGGTTGCTGCGAGCTTGACCACTACAATGTTCTTGCTCGGCTTCTGCGCAGGGCCCTTTGTCTTTGCGCCTCTTTCTGAGTTTTATGGTCGTCGGTGGATCTTTTACATCACTTTTCTTGCCTATATGGCCTTTAGCTTTCTCTGCGCTTTCCCTACAAACTTTGGATCACTACTAGTTGGACGATTCCTGGCTGGTGTCTTTATCTCTGCGCCGCTAAGCACCACCCCGGGCGTTTTGGTCGACCTCTGGGACCCTATTGAGCGAGGAAACGCCACGGGAATCTTCAGCTTGGCTTCCTGGGTTGGCCCATCACTCGGGCCGGTGGTGTCCGGTTTCGTTCAGCTTAAGAAGAACTGGCGATGGGGCATGTACTCCGTCCTATGGCTCGGAGCTTTGACGGTACTTCTTATGTTCTTGATCCCCGAGACGCATGCGCCGACTATTCTGGCGAAAAAGGCAGAGCGTGCCCGGAAATCTGGAATTGCTGGCTATGAAAAGGCCATAAtggagggagaagaagataaacCTTCACTCGCCCATGTCTATAAGCTGGCCCTCACGCGACCTTGGATCCTCATGTTCGACTTGATCTCTCTCCTCTGCTCTATCTACACTTGCATAGTATTCACTCTTCAGTTCATGCTCTTCAGCATCTACCCTATTGTATTCAGAGACATGAGGGGCTGGAATGCTGGCGTTTCGCAACTCCCTCTCCTCGGCCAGGTCGTTGGGGCCGTTCTTGGAGCCATCGTTATCTTCGTTGACAGTGAGCGAAGGCGAAGCAAGGATGCGGCTGGCAAGACGTTACTGCCCGAGGATCGGCTTCTCATGGCTATGTTTGGAGGTGTTGCGTTCCCAATCACCATGTTCTGGCTCGCATGGTCTGCTAATTACAA CGCTGTCCCTTGGATCGTCCCGACTCTTGCGGGCACTTTCCTCTCTGCCGCTCTAATGCTCGTCTACGTTGCCATAATCAACTATCTTACCGACACATACGCCCTGAGGACGCAGCTTCCGTCATCGCTGCCAACACAGTTGCTCGATCGGCTGGCAGTGCTGCCGCTCCTCTGTTTACGACCCAGATGTTCACTGCTCTTGGTGTAG